Proteins from one Oscillatoria nigro-viridis PCC 7112 genomic window:
- a CDS encoding glycosyltransferase family 4 protein, whose product MRILIVAQNASTKFGGEALLPLNYFRILRSRQIETWLVVHARTQAELKALFPEDGDRMHFVSDTWVHRLLNNICGFLPPSIGAPTIGLLSHLYTQQIQRRIVRRLVSEHQIDVVHEPTPVSPKFPSLMFGLGAPIAMGPLNAAVKYPATFQLSRKSLAIESLIGFGHKFVDVFNRLLPGKIQAETLLVANDRTKQALPSGVRGKIIELVENGVDFSVWRSDSTAPKQPNQQVHFVFLGRLADWKGVDILLDAFVAVAAQISAVLEIIGDGEMRGELEAQTARLGLGGRAVFRGWLSQEECAIKLQQADALVLPSLREPGGAVVLEGMALGLPVIAMNWGGPADYLNSTCGILIEPTSKEELVKGLTDAMLKLAHSPELRQSMGCAGRERVRQHFDWERKVDRILEIYQQTIDDYPKH is encoded by the coding sequence ATGCGAATTTTAATTGTTGCTCAGAATGCCTCAACTAAATTCGGTGGCGAGGCATTGTTGCCGCTGAACTACTTCAGGATACTTCGATCGCGCCAAATAGAAACATGGTTAGTAGTTCACGCACGCACACAGGCTGAACTAAAAGCTCTGTTTCCGGAAGATGGCGATCGAATGCACTTCGTGTCCGACACTTGGGTACATCGGCTGCTTAACAATATCTGCGGATTTTTGCCTCCAAGCATAGGCGCACCTACTATAGGCTTGCTCAGCCACCTCTACACCCAACAGATCCAGCGGCGCATTGTCCGGCGGCTGGTGAGCGAACACCAGATTGATGTTGTACACGAGCCAACACCAGTATCGCCAAAATTCCCTTCGCTAATGTTCGGATTGGGAGCACCGATAGCGATGGGGCCGCTCAATGCGGCAGTTAAATATCCTGCGACATTTCAACTATCGCGCAAAAGTCTTGCAATCGAGAGTTTAATAGGATTCGGTCACAAGTTTGTCGATGTCTTCAACCGCCTGTTACCCGGCAAAATCCAAGCCGAGACACTGTTAGTGGCAAACGATCGGACGAAGCAGGCACTTCCATCAGGAGTGCGCGGTAAAATTATTGAACTTGTGGAAAACGGCGTGGATTTCTCGGTGTGGCGATCGGACTCTACCGCACCAAAGCAACCCAATCAACAGGTTCATTTTGTGTTCTTGGGGCGGCTGGCAGACTGGAAGGGTGTAGACATACTGCTGGATGCCTTCGTAGCCGTCGCAGCTCAAATCAGTGCTGTCTTGGAAATCATCGGCGATGGGGAGATGCGGGGCGAACTAGAAGCTCAAACAGCTCGTTTGGGACTGGGCGGCAGAGCTGTATTCCGGGGCTGGCTGTCTCAGGAGGAGTGCGCTATCAAACTGCAACAAGCTGATGCGCTGGTGCTGCCGAGTTTGCGGGAGCCTGGGGGAGCAGTGGTGCTGGAGGGAATGGCCCTGGGGCTGCCCGTCATTGCGATGAATTGGGGCGGTCCCGCAGATTATCTGAATTCCACTTGCGGTATTTTAATAGAACCGACCTCTAAAGAAGAACTTGTCAAGGGACTGACAGATGCGATGCTCAAGCTCGCTCATTCACCAGAATTGCGGCAGAGTATGGGTTGTGCGGGACGGGAACGAGTCCGGCAGCATTTTGATTGGGAACGCAAAGTCGATCGAATACTTGAAATTTATCAACAAACGATCGACGATTACCCCAAGCATTAG
- a CDS encoding DUF1257 domain-containing protein, with the protein MSHFSTLRTKITDAEILKASLRDLGISVKSEADVRGYNGQRVRSDIVAILEGEYDLGWSRNSDGSFDLIADLWGVAKKHNQTELINSINQKYAVNKTLAAVKQRGLQNANVKLVVQN; encoded by the coding sequence ATGTCTCACTTTAGCACACTGCGTACCAAAATCACCGATGCCGAAATCCTGAAAGCTTCCCTGCGCGACTTGGGCATTTCAGTCAAGTCAGAAGCTGATGTTCGTGGCTATAACGGTCAGCGCGTTCGCTCCGACATCGTAGCGATTCTGGAAGGCGAATATGACCTGGGTTGGTCTCGCAATAGCGATGGTTCTTTTGACCTGATTGCCGACCTCTGGGGCGTCGCCAAAAAGCACAATCAAACTGAGTTAATCAACTCCATCAACCAGAAGTACGCAGTTAACAAAACCTTGGCAGCAGTCAAGCAGCGCGGTTTGCAAAATGCCAACGTTAAGCTGGTAGTGCAAAACTAA